GCGCGGTCTTCGCCGACGGAAACAAGGATGTCGGAGAACTTGGAATAATACTGCATCGGCTCGTCACCGATCATGTCGGTTCCGGACGGATTGGATACGATCATGAATCCTTTCGTCTTCCGGCCATAGCCCCGGCTGAGCGTGGCGACGCGGTAGTGTGGCCGCAGCAGACGGACGAGGTATTCGATGTGTGGCGTCTTCCCGGTTCCGCCGGTGGTCAGATTACCCACGCCGATCGTCGGCAAGGTCGAGGAATACGATGGCAGGAGCCGCTTGTCGTAGAGCCAGTTTCGAACGATCGTCACCAGGCCGTACAAGAGCGAGAATGGTAGTAAAAGAGTTCTCCAGCCGGACATGCCGGGCAAATTACGCAAATTAGAGCGAGGTGTATAGCTTATAGCCTTGGTCGGGTCAGGCTCGTGTCAGGAGTTGCTGATCGTCCCAAGCCGGCGCATTTCGTAAGTTTGAACCTTCAAGTTCTCGAGAAACTATGGCCGTTACGATCGGAGATGTTGCGCAATGCCTGGAATCCTTCGCCCCGCTGCGGTATCAGGAAAGTTACGACAATGCCGGATTACTGGTTGGTGATCGGAACCAGCCCGTCAATGGCGTCTTGATTTGCCTCGATAGTACCGAGGCTGTTCTGGAGGAAGCGATCCGGCACGGATGTAATCTGATCATTGCACATCACCCGATTGTCTTCTCCGGCTTGAAACGATTTACCGGCGCGTCCTACATCGAACGAGTCGTAATGGGCGCGATCCGGAACAACATCGCGATCTATGCTGCGCATACCAACCTCGATAATGTGCAGGATGGCGTGAACGCACGGATTGCCGCACGGATCGGTTTGCTCGATACCCGGATCCTCTCACCAAAGAAGGGTTTACTCAGGAAGCTGGTCACCTTCGTTCCCCATGCACAGGCAGATCATGTTCGCGAGGCAATGTTTCAGGCCGGCGCCGGGCACATTGGAGAATACGATAACTGCAGTTTCAATGTGGAAGGCACAGGCACCTTTCGGGGCGGAGCGGGGACCAATCCGGCGGTTGGAAAGCCTGGTGAAAACCACCGCGAGCCCGAAACACGGATTGAGCTCATCTTTCCCGCATACCGGGAATCAGCGATTTTAAAAGCACTCTTCTCAGCGCATCCGTACGAGGAAGTCGCTTACGACATTTATTCGCTTGAAAATCATTATAATGAAGTTGGGTCAGGGCTTATTGGCCGTCTTCCGGAACCCATGGATGGCCGCAATTTTCTTCTGGATTTGAAAAAAAGGATGGGAGCGGAGGTTGTCCGGCATACGCAGCTTTTGGATCGAAAAGTCCAAAAAATAGCCGTTTGCGGTGGTTCCGGTAGTTTTTTGTTGAATGATGCCCGTCGGCAGGGTGCGGATGTGCTGGTGACAGCCGACTTCAAATACCACCAATTCTTTGATGCTGAAGGAGATATAATCATTGCCGACATTGGCCATTACGAAAGCGAACAGTTTACCGGGGAGCTGTTTCGGGACCTGATTCTGAAGAATTTTACTACCTTTGCCGTCCGCTTGACGGAAGTGCGGACGAATCCGGTTTATTACCTCTAAAGTACCAGCAGGAAAACCGCGGAAGCATTTCGGAAAATCGGTTCAGGGATTTGCTACTACTGCTGTTTGAAGTAGTTACGATCACGAACCGGGTGAGCGGGCGAGTGTAGGGGGATTTTCATGTTTTTCCCTGTGCTCGTTGTCAATCAGCGCTAACTAAAATCTAGAACGACGTGAGTCTTTCCCGAATCGCTAAAGCCAAGATCAAGACCAAGGCAGCCACCCTGCAGCCCCGTAAGATCGAGAAGATCATCGATGTGTCGCGCCTGGAGCGCAAACTCGAAGAGATCATGAGCCGTGATCACAAGGAGTTCACCGTCGAAGAAAAACTGAAGGCGCTGTATGTCCTTCAGGAGATCGACTCGAACATCGATAAGATCCGGACCATCCGCGGGGAACTCCCGATGGAAGTGGCCGACCTGGAAGATGAACTCGCCGGTCTGACCACCCGGGCCGAGCACATCCAGGAAGAAGTGAATTCGCTCAATGATCAGGTCAACCGCAAGAAGCAGGCTGCCAAGGACGCGAAGGAACTCATCAAGAAGTACGAGGCCCAGCAGTCGAAGGTGAAGAATAACCGCGAATTCGACTCGCTCAACAAAGAGATCGAATACCAGAACCTCGAGATCCAGCTTTCCGAAAAGCGTGTGAAGGAATTCGCAGTAGATGTGGTTGCCAAGGCGGCACTGCACGAACAAACCATTGCGATCCTGAACGAAAAGCAGGCCATTCTCAACCTGAAGAAGGCCGAACTCGACAGCATCGTCGAGGAGACGCAGAAGGAAGAAGAGCAACTCCGTAAGATTTCCGAAAAGGCCCGCACGATCGTCGACGAGCGATTGCTGGCCGGCTATAACCGTCTTCGTAACAATACGCGCAGCGGCCTGGCGGTTGTCAGCATCCAGCGCGACGCCTGCGGCGGTTGTTTCAACAAGATCCCGCCGCAACGCCAACTCGATATTCGCCAGCACAAGAAGGTGATCGTGTGCGAACACTGCGGTCGTATCCTCGTTGATCCCCGCATTTCCGGCGACGACGTAGTCGCGGAGTGATTCCAGGTCAACTTATCACGAAAGCCGGTTCCCAAGACCGGCTTTTGTATTTGTAGGCACTTGTGAACTTCTCGTTTAACCGTTTAACCGTTTGAACGTTGTAACGTTTTAACGTTCAAACGTTCAAACGTTGTAACGTTCAAACGTTAGAACGTTTCAACGTTCAAACGTCTTTCTTACTTTGCATACCGATGCGTCGTTCGCTGCTCGCCATCCTCTTGCTGCTCACCGGATTTTCGGCCAGGGCCAACTTTGAGTTCAATGAAAAGGTCAGCGAAGCGTATACTTCCATCATCCGGTTGCGCCTCGATCAGGGTCAGCAACTGCTGCGCGACGAAAAATTCCGGCATCCCGGAAACCGTATCGTTATCCTGTATGAGAATTACATCGACTTTCTGAAAGCGTTCATTTCGGAGAATGAGATCGCCTTTCTTGAGCTCAAGAAAAGGAGCACGCAACGCTTAAAACAGCTCGATGAATCCTCTTCCGGCGAGCAATCGCCCTGGTACTTGTATGCCAAGGCGGAGATCATCGTACAGGAAGCCCTTTTGCGTGTGAAGTTTCGGGAGCATGTTACCGCTGCCAATCAGATGCGAAAGGCCTGGAAACTGATCGAGCGTAACGAAGCGCTCTATCCGACTTTCGTTCTCAACCGCAAACTTTCCGGTTTTCTGCATACGGTGGTCGGTGCCGTACCGAAAGAATATCACTGGCTGGTCGACCTGGCCGGAATGGAAGGCACCATTCCGCAAGGCGTGGAAGAGCTGAATACCCTGCTGCGCATGCTGCAGGGATCGGAACTGGAACCATACCGGGAGGAGATCCTCTTCTACCTGGGGAACATCCGCCTGTCGTTTTATTCGGGCAACGATCCGGATGAAGGATTGCTCAGTCAATTGGATCCCTATGTGTTCTGGAGCCCGCTGCTGCGCTATTCTACCGTAAGCATCCGCATGCGCGCCGGAAGGAACGATGACGCGCTGCAATTGCTTACCCGACATTATCCTGACACCTTTACCTATGCGTTCCCGTTTCTGACCTATAAGCGAGGCCTGGCCCGCTTGCGCAAACTTGACCTGGGAGCAGAATCCGATTTCCGTGCTTTTCTGAACCAGTACAAAGGCATGAACTACGTTCGCGCCGCCTGGCAGAAGCTGGCTTGGATACAGTTGCTCAAAGGAGATCCGGACGGTTATCGGCAGGTGATCCAAACCTGCAGAACCACGGGCGACCAGTTGGTAGATGAAGATAAAGAAGCCTTCAGTGAGGCGCTCGGCGGAGACCCGCCCAACAAGTTGTTGCTCCGTGCCCGCCTGCTCTTCGACGGCGGTTATTATGACGAGGCGCAAGACGTGATTGCCGGTAAGCCGATCGATAGTTTCCCGCGGTATCGTGACCAGTTGGAAGTGACGTATCGTCTGGCTCGTATCTTACAACGACAGGGACAAGAAGCAAAAGCGATCGAGTATTACGAGACCACGCTCAAGAACGGTGCTTCGGCTCGTTATTATTTTGCCGCGAACAGCGCGCTTTCGCTCGGTAATCTCTACGAAGAGAAAGGTGACCTGCAGCGCGCCCTAACTTATTATCAGCGTTGCCTCGCCCTGGATCACCACGAGTACCAAAACAGCATTGATCAAAAAGCCCAGGCAGGGCTGGATCGGATCGCGGAGGCGCTGGAGAAGCAATAGGGTTTTTTAGTTCCGGGTTTCGGGTTCCGGGTTTCGGGTTGGTTGAAAGTTGAAAGTTTTTGGTTGAAAGTGCTGAGTACTTTATTGATCCCGGCTTCCTATTAAAAGTGTTTTCGTCCCACGTCCTACGTACCTCTATCAAACCCGGAACTCGAAACCCGGAACTAGTTACCCTTAGAACTTCACCCCAAACGTCATGGTGAAGTTCGACCGTACCATTGTTTCCCGTACGCCGGCTACTTCGAGGAAGTTAAGCGTGTAGGGCTGCAGATAACCTTTCGTTTCGGTGTAGGCGTAACCGAAGTCGAGGAATACATTCTTATCCCGAACACCGAATCCGGCAGTGAGCGACTTCTGCGAAAAGTCCGCTCCGCTTACGGCATACTTGCTGTTCATCGGACTGGAAGTGAGACCGCCGCCGGCACGTATCGTGAAATTGTTGATACGCCATTCGGTACCGATGCGTACCGTGTTCGTCGCCGTGTACTTCCGCCGAATCTCATTGTTCACGTCGGCGAAGCTAAAACCGGTCGCCGAGATGCGCGCGGTGGAGATATCGTTGAACTCGTAATCGGCGCTTACGAGGCCATATTGGTTGAAGACGAAGGCGAGACCGCCCATCGCACGGAAAGGAGTGGTCATGTAATAATCGAACGTTCCGGAGGGAGATTGCTTCCGCGCGGTGTAGCCACCGTCGAAGCGCGACTGCATGGTGTTCTGGTACGAGTCGTTCATGTTGTACCAGGTAGGTGTATGGACTGCGGCGCCAAAGCGGACGTATTCGTTGATCCAATAGATCATACCGAATTTCAGGTTGACGCCAACACCGCGGGTGGTAAGGCTTTGATCGAATTGGAACAGTTTGAGGCTGTCGACGAGGTTCTGCTCATCCAGTTCTTCGTAGGTGGATTCCTCGGTGTACCGGAGCGAATTGAAACCGAGCGTGGCGCCGAGGAAGAGCTTGTTGCTGTAGTTGCCACTGACCGAAAACGCTGTTTCCGTGATGGCGCCACGCTTTTCAGAAGAGCGGCGCTGTGTTACGTGTCCGAACGGAACGGCGCTGGTGTAATTATTCAGTGAGTCGGGGTTGATGAGATACGTATAGTAGCCAAGGTATTCGTAATACCCATCGAGGTTCTCGTAGCCGACGCCCTGCGCCTGCTGGGCGAGATAATCGGTGAAGGAGTTGTCGAGGTTGAAGCCTTCGTAGAAGGAACGGCTGTGGAAGTTGTTGATCCGGTTCAGCCCGATACCGAAGTTCCAGCTTTTCCAGCCCTCACCTTCGTCGTTCTTGGTCAGCGGTTGCGTGAAGACGAAGCCGGCGTTGGCGATGTTGAAGTTG
This genomic stretch from Bacteroidota bacterium harbors:
- a CDS encoding Nif3-like dinuclear metal center hexameric protein; this encodes MAVTIGDVAQCLESFAPLRYQESYDNAGLLVGDRNQPVNGVLICLDSTEAVLEEAIRHGCNLIIAHHPIVFSGLKRFTGASYIERVVMGAIRNNIAIYAAHTNLDNVQDGVNARIAARIGLLDTRILSPKKGLLRKLVTFVPHAQADHVREAMFQAGAGHIGEYDNCSFNVEGTGTFRGGAGTNPAVGKPGENHREPETRIELIFPAYRESAILKALFSAHPYEEVAYDIYSLENHYNEVGSGLIGRLPEPMDGRNFLLDLKKRMGAEVVRHTQLLDRKVQKIAVCGGSGSFLLNDARRQGADVLVTADFKYHQFFDAEGDIIIADIGHYESEQFTGELFRDLILKNFTTFAVRLTEVRTNPVYYL
- a CDS encoding tetratricopeptide repeat protein; its protein translation is MRRSLLAILLLLTGFSARANFEFNEKVSEAYTSIIRLRLDQGQQLLRDEKFRHPGNRIVILYENYIDFLKAFISENEIAFLELKKRSTQRLKQLDESSSGEQSPWYLYAKAEIIVQEALLRVKFREHVTAANQMRKAWKLIERNEALYPTFVLNRKLSGFLHTVVGAVPKEYHWLVDLAGMEGTIPQGVEELNTLLRMLQGSELEPYREEILFYLGNIRLSFYSGNDPDEGLLSQLDPYVFWSPLLRYSTVSIRMRAGRNDDALQLLTRHYPDTFTYAFPFLTYKRGLARLRKLDLGAESDFRAFLNQYKGMNYVRAAWQKLAWIQLLKGDPDGYRQVIQTCRTTGDQLVDEDKEAFSEALGGDPPNKLLLRARLLFDGGYYDEAQDVIAGKPIDSFPRYRDQLEVTYRLARILQRQGQEAKAIEYYETTLKNGASARYYFAANSALSLGNLYEEKGDLQRALTYYQRCLALDHHEYQNSIDQKAQAGLDRIAEALEKQ